Proteins encoded in a region of the Euzebya tangerina genome:
- a CDS encoding cell wall-binding repeat-containing protein, with translation MSISCPGRVLSTVALALVLAAATLLAVPPPASAQPEVAPTLYVNSQADGGAMPRAAGVLDPAACESEDGSEGECTLRNAVVLANLAPDLQTIEFLDGVTDVVLTIPPSGDPADASTGSLDVLEDLVINGAGVTVRLLGSPARFTGGPGDPCPVAFSGFSESEGGIFTVGADPCDETAFTGGAGITLTVNGLTVRDGNAGAGGGYLVWSPNELVLDQRARVLDNAADLGGGVFLEGMATLRTRGDVLFEDNLADGGGAIGGSSGAVVDVQDTDVRGNVAFISGGGMLVDGEVTLARSQVVANIVARPGEDKPRFLGGGFLDGGGGITVAPLTSEPASPRSLQVIDSLIGGNSAVSQFGGGVLAVSLTALEVTGSSISGNGVAPAGGTGPSPTTQTAPLFGGGVAAFSSPTTIESSTIADNEATFLAGGVGGFQIPTGPIEPGEVPRMDVSVRDTTIAGNTLVEPPADTGPEFLGEAPPTSGGGLSLVADAGQVFATIINSTLDRNVAPTGAAIAAVAQQRSPRPELRSLGGEDPPPSEVSVALFHTTIVDNTILELTAPPPDAPPSSHALYGAGNTEFRPWNTLIQGEGLACALPSGDDPESSDPAIRSFGGNSANDDSCELTNTGDVQSQTDDPLLQDDGPPPVRPLPEGHSAIDAGISSPVAPTGTAAFAGEISCEGLADQVGTLRPIGEGCDRGAVEYDPDPDPDPDPDPDPPPMPGDPNRPDRVGGPTRLETAVLGSQALFLDSSVDTVVLARSDLFPDAQAGAPLAVERGAPLLLTQPDVLSTPTEAEIRRVLQAAGNVVLLGGEVAINQVVADRLSQLGYTTTRYGGLNRFGTAVAIAEQGLGSPDGVLLADGGDFHPSIVAGAAAVVAGDSTIGASGGQVDTAVLLTSGGDMAPETAAYLTAASPSVTTIGAAARTAMPTAPNVGGDAADDPALSVEVAESFFTAPRAFGVATTAAFADALSGSSIVGSPRYGPGPMLFSQPDGLPAVVTAYITSVADGVERSLLLGGTAALTEDVADQVEAALTAP, from the coding sequence ATGAGCATCTCGTGCCCAGGCCGCGTTCTCTCGACCGTCGCACTGGCACTGGTGCTGGCAGCGGCGACCCTGCTGGCGGTGCCCCCACCGGCGTCGGCCCAGCCCGAGGTCGCCCCTACCCTGTACGTCAACAGCCAGGCCGATGGCGGGGCCATGCCGCGCGCGGCCGGTGTGCTGGACCCGGCAGCCTGCGAGAGCGAGGACGGCAGCGAGGGGGAGTGCACCCTCCGCAACGCAGTGGTGCTGGCCAACCTGGCCCCCGACCTGCAGACGATCGAGTTCCTCGACGGCGTGACCGACGTCGTCCTCACCATCCCGCCATCCGGGGACCCCGCTGACGCGTCGACCGGTTCCCTGGACGTGCTGGAGGACCTCGTCATCAACGGGGCCGGCGTGACGGTTCGACTCCTCGGGTCCCCGGCCCGGTTCACCGGCGGTCCCGGTGATCCCTGCCCGGTTGCGTTCTCCGGCTTCAGCGAATCCGAGGGTGGCATCTTCACGGTCGGGGCGGACCCGTGCGACGAGACGGCCTTCACCGGAGGTGCAGGCATCACCCTCACCGTCAACGGGCTGACGGTTCGCGACGGCAACGCTGGCGCCGGCGGCGGATACCTGGTCTGGTCCCCCAACGAGCTCGTGCTGGACCAGCGCGCCAGGGTGCTGGACAACGCGGCCGACCTCGGTGGTGGCGTGTTCCTCGAGGGCATGGCAACCCTCCGCACCCGCGGCGACGTGCTGTTCGAGGACAACCTGGCGGATGGCGGCGGCGCCATCGGGGGCAGCAGCGGTGCCGTCGTCGATGTGCAGGACACCGACGTCCGCGGGAACGTGGCGTTCATCAGCGGGGGTGGGATGCTGGTCGACGGGGAGGTGACGCTTGCGCGCAGCCAGGTCGTAGCCAACATCGTTGCCCGGCCCGGGGAGGACAAGCCCCGCTTCCTGGGCGGTGGTTTCCTCGACGGTGGCGGTGGCATCACCGTCGCCCCCCTCACCAGCGAGCCGGCGAGCCCGCGCAGCCTGCAGGTCATCGACTCGCTGATCGGCGGGAACTCGGCGGTCTCCCAGTTCGGCGGTGGGGTGCTCGCCGTGTCATTGACCGCTCTGGAGGTGACGGGAAGCAGCATCAGCGGCAACGGTGTCGCGCCAGCAGGAGGTACGGGGCCCTCGCCCACCACGCAGACCGCACCGCTCTTCGGCGGGGGCGTGGCGGCGTTCAGCTCACCCACCACGATCGAGTCGTCGACCATCGCCGACAACGAGGCCACCTTTCTGGCCGGTGGCGTCGGTGGATTCCAGATCCCGACTGGTCCCATCGAGCCGGGTGAGGTGCCGAGGATGGACGTGAGCGTCCGCGACACCACCATCGCGGGCAATACGCTGGTGGAGCCGCCCGCTGACACCGGTCCTGAGTTCCTCGGCGAGGCACCCCCGACGTCCGGCGGTGGTCTGTCGCTGGTGGCCGACGCAGGACAGGTCTTCGCCACGATCATCAACTCCACGCTGGACCGCAACGTCGCCCCCACCGGCGCGGCCATCGCCGCCGTCGCGCAACAGCGGTCTCCTCGCCCGGAACTGCGGTCCCTCGGCGGTGAGGATCCGCCCCCGAGCGAGGTGTCAGTGGCGCTGTTCCACACCACCATCGTCGACAACACCATTCTCGAGCTGACTGCGCCGCCACCGGACGCACCCCCCTCGAGCCACGCCCTCTATGGCGCCGGAAACACGGAGTTCCGACCCTGGAACACACTGATCCAAGGGGAAGGACTGGCGTGTGCGCTGCCGTCCGGCGACGATCCCGAGAGCAGCGATCCGGCGATCCGAAGCTTCGGCGGCAACAGCGCGAACGACGACTCCTGCGAACTGACCAACACCGGGGACGTCCAATCCCAGACCGACGACCCGCTGCTGCAGGACGACGGCCCGCCACCGGTCCGGCCGTTGCCGGAGGGACACTCCGCGATCGACGCCGGCATCTCTAGCCCGGTCGCCCCCACGGGCACCGCTGCCTTCGCCGGAGAGATCAGCTGCGAGGGGCTGGCCGACCAGGTGGGCACCCTCCGGCCGATCGGTGAGGGCTGCGACCGCGGCGCGGTGGAGTACGACCCCGACCCGGATCCCGACCCCGACCCGGATCCTGATCCGCCGCCGATGCCGGGCGACCCGAACCGGCCAGACCGGGTTGGCGGTCCGACCCGCCTCGAGACGGCCGTCCTGGGCTCGCAGGCACTGTTCCTGGATTCCTCGGTCGACACGGTGGTCCTGGCCCGCTCGGATCTGTTCCCCGACGCGCAGGCTGGTGCGCCCCTGGCCGTCGAGCGCGGTGCTCCGCTGCTGTTGACCCAGCCGGACGTGCTGTCGACACCGACGGAGGCGGAGATCCGCCGGGTCCTGCAGGCCGCTGGGAACGTGGTGCTGCTCGGTGGTGAGGTCGCGATCAACCAGGTGGTGGCCGACCGGCTCTCCCAGCTCGGGTACACCACCACCCGGTACGGCGGGCTGAACCGCTTCGGCACGGCCGTGGCGATTGCCGAGCAGGGGCTCGGCTCACCGGACGGCGTGCTGCTGGCCGATGGCGGAGACTTTCATCCCTCGATCGTGGCCGGTGCGGCCGCGGTCGTGGCCGGAGACAGCACGATCGGAGCGTCGGGCGGGCAGGTCGACACGGCGGTCCTGCTCACCTCCGGCGGGGACATGGCACCCGAGACTGCGGCCTATCTGACGGCCGCCTCGCCGTCAGTGACCACGATCGGGGCGGCGGCCCGGACGGCGATGCCGACGGCACCGAACGTCGGTGGCGACGCCGCCGATGATCCGGCGTTGTCGGTGGAGGTGGCCGAGTCGTTCTTCACGGCACCACGGGCCTTCGGCGTGGCCACCACGGCGGCATTCGCGGACGCGCTGAGTGGCTCCTCCATCGTTGGCTCTCCCCGCTACGGACCAGGCCCGATGTTGTTCAGCCAGCCCGACGGTCTGCCAGCGGTCGTCACCGCCTACATCACCTCGGTTGCCGACGGCGTCGAGCGCTCGCTGCTCCTCGGTGGAACGGCGGCGCTGACCGAGGATGTGGCGGATCAGGTCGAGGCGGCACTGACCGCCCCCTGA
- a CDS encoding cell wall-binding repeat-containing protein: MYVLPRRVALVAVLALIAGLLAFAAAPAAAGVPGVYYVSLDDDSFNDGPTQAANCTDTDPSTDCSIRDAVHLANGTPSSDGADEINFLDGVSLITIDAEPFDTQSFPDASRTSLDVLTDTVINGDGVTIQAGSNGIPDNFTGLGGPCGVFTGINGIGFYEEGGVFTVGEGFVNCFNSPELNGNGEALPATLTVNGLTVSGGLRDFGGGYLVHEGSSLVLDQGAVVTQNLAETAGGGVFLRELATLTATGGSEITENQAGLIRERREFAGTSGFGTGGGVGGDRGSLIDLDDASVSTNTAFRTGGGIATNSDLTATDSTIDGNTAGSSEFFLGRIPFNTGAADFDGIGGSGGGGIAAGPIFFPTPGDEFAGGPEEPEALVIVESSSVSNNTVAGFGTGGGIDVFFGEELRVIDSTVAGNVPAEFDEPEPRFDGFPGNAILSGGGIAAINTPMLLSNSDVTANEAAQGGAGISLLQFPERRMEEPEPLQAVIENSTVQDNSLTGFDFSPIPGAAGVFAGGGPGPRVGAGLYVSGGFDSDFDGEPIPQPDPAPYEVGIYNSTFDGNVGEFGAAIAACDLSFDCVGSGFFGLEGPDPARSLVRLAIGHVTIVDNETNSLEPTVELLGEVDESEGVAHGIFTEGTPEVSVWNTLIQSEDDSLACSGVQFPQDKQGGVEFITSAVSWGGNSAGDESCGFTTTGDAENQVDDALLPNPAADVPVRPLPEGHSAIDTGIDVPVAPDADAQSALAELDCTVGFPDQVGTVRPQLEACDRGAVEFTVEPVDPVDPTDPPNPGPGDPDMPDRVGGPTRLETAVLGSQSAFPDSSTDTVVLARSDLFPDAQAGAPLAVELDAPLLLTQPNVLSTPTQAEIERVTGGAGTVVLLGGVDAIEPQVDDRLKELGYDTVRYGGENRFGTAVAIATDGLASPDNVLLADGGDFHPSILAGAAAVVAGDSDFAQDGGQVDAAVLLTSGSDVAPETAAYLEAMVTDTSSVTTIGAAAAAAYPQAESVGADAADDPTLSVIVAETFFEGPVAVGIATTVDFADALSGSSVVGNPRLGPGPMLFSTPDGLPGVVGRYLEANTGTIERTLLLGGELALSAQVEDDIEAALGGG, from the coding sequence ATGTATGTCCTCCCCAGACGGGTGGCGCTCGTCGCCGTCCTCGCTCTGATCGCCGGGTTGCTGGCGTTCGCGGCAGCACCTGCTGCGGCTGGTGTGCCCGGCGTGTACTACGTCAGCCTCGACGACGACAGCTTCAACGACGGGCCGACGCAGGCCGCGAACTGCACGGACACCGACCCGAGTACGGATTGCTCGATTCGTGACGCGGTCCATCTGGCGAACGGGACCCCGAGCTCCGACGGCGCCGACGAGATCAACTTCCTCGACGGCGTGTCGCTGATCACGATCGACGCCGAGCCGTTCGACACCCAGAGCTTCCCCGACGCGAGCCGGACATCCCTGGACGTGCTGACCGACACCGTCATCAACGGTGACGGCGTGACCATCCAGGCCGGCAGCAATGGCATCCCGGACAACTTCACCGGCCTCGGCGGCCCATGTGGCGTGTTCACCGGCATCAACGGCATCGGCTTCTACGAGGAGGGCGGCGTGTTCACGGTTGGCGAGGGCTTCGTCAACTGCTTCAACAGCCCCGAACTCAACGGCAACGGCGAGGCTCTGCCCGCGACGCTGACCGTGAACGGTTTGACCGTCAGCGGTGGCTTGCGTGACTTTGGCGGCGGCTACCTGGTCCACGAGGGCAGCAGTCTGGTCCTGGACCAGGGGGCGGTGGTGACCCAGAACCTGGCGGAGACCGCTGGCGGTGGCGTGTTCCTCCGCGAGCTGGCGACCCTCACCGCGACCGGTGGGTCGGAGATCACTGAAAACCAGGCCGGCCTGATCCGCGAGCGCCGCGAATTCGCTGGCACCTCCGGCTTCGGTACCGGCGGCGGCGTCGGAGGCGACCGTGGAAGCCTCATCGACCTCGACGACGCGTCGGTGTCGACCAACACGGCGTTCCGGACCGGCGGAGGCATCGCCACCAACAGCGACCTGACTGCCACGGACAGCACGATCGACGGGAACACGGCAGGATCCTCCGAGTTCTTCCTCGGACGGATCCCCTTCAACACCGGTGCCGCTGACTTCGACGGGATCGGCGGCAGCGGCGGCGGCGGTATTGCTGCCGGTCCGATCTTCTTCCCGACACCAGGTGACGAGTTCGCCGGTGGCCCCGAAGAACCAGAAGCGTTAGTGATCGTCGAGAGCTCGTCGGTGTCGAACAACACGGTGGCCGGCTTCGGCACCGGCGGCGGCATCGACGTGTTCTTCGGTGAGGAGTTGCGCGTCATCGACTCGACTGTCGCGGGCAACGTGCCAGCTGAGTTCGACGAGCCCGAACCACGCTTCGACGGGTTCCCGGGCAACGCGATCCTCAGCGGCGGCGGGATCGCAGCGATCAACACCCCGATGTTGCTGTCCAACTCTGACGTGACCGCCAACGAGGCGGCGCAGGGCGGCGCCGGGATATCGCTGCTGCAGTTCCCGGAACGACGGATGGAGGAGCCGGAACCCCTGCAGGCCGTGATCGAGAACAGCACGGTGCAGGACAACAGCCTGACGGGCTTCGACTTCTCACCGATCCCGGGGGCGGCCGGCGTGTTCGCCGGGGGCGGACCGGGTCCCCGCGTGGGGGCGGGACTCTACGTGAGCGGCGGTTTCGACTCGGACTTCGACGGCGAGCCCATCCCGCAGCCTGATCCAGCGCCCTACGAGGTCGGCATCTACAACTCGACCTTCGACGGCAACGTCGGCGAGTTCGGCGCGGCGATCGCCGCGTGTGACCTCAGCTTCGACTGCGTCGGCAGCGGCTTCTTCGGGCTCGAGGGCCCCGACCCTGCCCGGTCGCTGGTCCGCTTGGCGATCGGCCACGTGACCATCGTCGACAACGAGACCAACTCCCTGGAGCCCACAGTCGAGCTCCTGGGGGAGGTTGACGAGAGCGAAGGCGTGGCTCACGGCATCTTCACCGAGGGCACACCTGAGGTGAGCGTGTGGAACACCCTGATCCAGTCCGAGGACGACTCGTTGGCCTGCTCCGGCGTCCAGTTCCCGCAGGACAAGCAGGGCGGCGTCGAGTTCATCACCTCGGCAGTCAGCTGGGGTGGGAACTCTGCGGGTGATGAGTCCTGTGGGTTCACCACCACCGGTGATGCTGAGAACCAGGTCGACGACGCTCTGCTCCCCAACCCGGCGGCGGATGTACCGGTTCGGCCGCTGCCCGAGGGTCACTCCGCGATCGACACGGGGATCGATGTTCCGGTGGCGCCGGATGCCGACGCCCAGTCGGCGCTGGCCGAGCTGGACTGCACGGTGGGCTTCCCGGATCAGGTCGGGACGGTGCGGCCGCAGTTGGAGGCGTGTGATCGGGGTGCGGTGGAGTTCACCGTTGAGCCGGTTGATCCGGTCGATCCGACCGATCCGCCCAACCCGGGCCCGGGTGATCCGGACATGCCCGATCGTGTGGGTGGTCCGACCCGTCTGGAGACCGCGGTGCTGGGCTCCCAGTCGGCCTTCCCCGACTCCTCGACCGACACAGTCGTGTTGGCCCGGTCGGATCTGTTCCCCGATGCCCAGGCTGGTGCACCGCTGGCGGTGGAGCTGGATGCGCCCTTGCTGTTGACCCAGCCCAACGTGTTGTCGACGCCGACGCAGGCTGAGATCGAGCGCGTGACCGGCGGGGCCGGGACGGTGGTGCTGCTGGGTGGTGTGGATGCCATCGAGCCGCAGGTTGATGACCGGCTCAAGGAGCTGGGTTATGACACGGTCCGCTACGGCGGTGAGAACCGGTTCGGCACGGCGGTGGCGATTGCTACCGATGGGTTGGCCAGTCCGGACAACGTGTTGTTGGCTGATGGTGGGGACTTCCACCCCTCGATCCTGGCTGGTGCGGCGGCGGTGGTTGCTGGTGACAGCGACTTCGCCCAGGACGGCGGCCAGGTCGATGCGGCGGTGCTGTTGACCTCCGGCAGTGATGTGGCGCCAGAGACCGCGGCGTATCTGGAGGCGATGGTGACCGACACCTCGTCGGTGACCACGATTGGTGCGGCTGCGGCCGCGGCCTACCCCCAGGCGGAGAGCGTGGGCGCCGACGCGGCGGATGATCCGACGTTGTCGGTGATCGTGGCCGAGACGTTCTTCGAGGGTCCGGTGGCGGTTGGTATTGCCACCACGGTGGACTTTGCGGATGCGTTGTCGGGCTCGTCGGTGGTCGGCAACCCGCGGCTGGGTCCGGGGCCGATGCTGTTCAGCACCCCTGACGGGTTGCCTGGTGTGGTCGGCCGCTATCTGGAGGCCAACACCGGCACGATCGAGCGGACGTTGTTGTTGGGTGGTGAGTTGGCGTTGTCGGCCCAGGTCGAGGACGACATCGAAGCCGCCCTCGGCGGCGGCTGA
- the leuC gene encoding 3-isopropylmalate dehydratase large subunit, with the protein MGRTLATKIWDRHVVGEDTAADPGAPSLLYIDLHLVHEVTSPQAFEGLRLAGRDVRRPDLTLATMDHNVPTTDRSLPVTDELSKKQMDVLQANCDDFGIRLFNMQSRQQGIVHMIGPEMGVTQPGTTIVCGDSHTATHGAFGALAFGIGTSEIEHVLATQTLTQAKPKMMAIEVEGDLPPGTTAKDLILAIIGQIGVDGGIGHIIEYRGDAIEALSMDERMTVCNMTIEAGARAGLIAPDETTYAYLKGRPHAPQGSDWDAALESWRELVTDDDAEFDTVVSFDATQLIPTVTWGTTPDMSVPVTGAVPYPDQTEDAEQTQRALAYMGLEAGTPITDIRPDRIFIGSCTNGRISDLRSAARILQGKTIADGVRGMVVPGSYPVKMQAEAEGLDVVFTDAGFEWREPGCSMCLGMNPDTLAPGERAASTSNRNFEGRQGKDGRTHLVSPEMAAAAAVAGHFVDVRDLVAADGSAAGEETS; encoded by the coding sequence ATGGGGCGAACCCTCGCCACCAAGATCTGGGACCGCCACGTCGTCGGCGAGGACACGGCTGCCGACCCGGGTGCACCATCCCTGCTCTACATCGATCTTCACCTGGTCCACGAGGTGACGTCACCGCAGGCCTTCGAAGGGCTGCGTCTGGCGGGTCGCGATGTTCGCCGTCCCGATCTCACGTTGGCCACGATGGACCACAACGTGCCCACCACGGACCGCTCGCTGCCCGTCACCGACGAGCTGTCGAAGAAGCAGATGGACGTCCTCCAAGCCAACTGCGACGACTTCGGCATCCGACTGTTCAACATGCAGTCGAGGCAGCAGGGCATCGTCCACATGATCGGCCCCGAGATGGGCGTCACCCAGCCGGGGACGACGATCGTCTGCGGCGACTCGCACACCGCGACCCACGGCGCCTTCGGAGCGCTGGCCTTCGGGATCGGCACCAGCGAGATCGAGCACGTCCTGGCCACCCAGACGTTGACACAGGCCAAGCCGAAGATGATGGCCATCGAGGTCGAGGGCGACCTGCCGCCGGGCACGACGGCCAAGGACCTCATCCTCGCCATCATCGGACAGATCGGCGTGGACGGCGGGATCGGCCACATCATCGAGTACCGCGGCGACGCGATCGAGGCCCTCTCGATGGACGAGCGCATGACCGTGTGCAACATGACCATCGAGGCGGGCGCTCGTGCCGGCCTGATCGCGCCGGACGAGACGACCTACGCCTACCTGAAGGGGCGACCGCACGCGCCACAGGGCTCCGACTGGGACGCCGCACTGGAGTCCTGGCGAGAGCTCGTCACCGATGACGACGCCGAGTTCGACACCGTGGTCAGCTTCGACGCGACGCAGCTGATCCCGACGGTGACCTGGGGCACGACACCCGACATGAGCGTGCCAGTCACCGGGGCCGTGCCCTACCCGGATCAGACCGAAGACGCCGAGCAGACCCAGCGGGCCTTGGCGTACATGGGACTGGAGGCCGGGACTCCGATCACCGACATCCGGCCTGACCGGATCTTCATCGGGTCCTGCACGAACGGCCGCATCAGCGACCTGCGCAGCGCCGCCCGCATCCTGCAGGGCAAGACCATCGCCGACGGGGTTCGCGGCATGGTGGTCCCGGGCTCTTACCCGGTGAAGATGCAGGCCGAGGCGGAGGGGTTGGACGTCGTCTTCACCGACGCCGGGTTCGAGTGGCGCGAGCCGGGCTGCTCGATGTGCCTCGGGATGAACCCCGACACCCTGGCGCCGGGGGAGCGGGCTGCCTCCACCTCCAACCGGAACTTCGAGGGTCGGCAGGGCAAGGACGGCCGCACCCACCTGGTCAGCCCCGAGATGGCGGCCGCCGCAGCGGTCGCTGGCCACTTCGTCGACGTGCGCGACCTCGTGGCGGCCGACGGCAGCGCGGCAGGGGAGGAGACCTCGTGA
- the leuD gene encoding 3-isopropylmalate dehydratase small subunit, with protein MTPVTVVQGTMMPLDRADVDTDQIMPKQFLKRIERTGFGEFVFFDWRQDPDFVLNAPQHQGATILVTGPNFGSGSSREHAPWGLHQYGFDAILAPSFADIFKSNCAKIGLLCVELPEKVCRALADLATEEPDTECVVDLPIQNVTAGEIDQDFDFDAHTKHMLTNGLDQIGLTLERDAEIAAFEAARPSFMPVTRS; from the coding sequence GTGACGCCGGTCACCGTCGTGCAGGGGACGATGATGCCCCTGGACCGTGCCGACGTCGACACCGACCAGATCATGCCCAAGCAGTTCCTGAAGCGGATCGAACGGACCGGCTTCGGCGAGTTCGTCTTCTTCGACTGGCGGCAGGACCCCGACTTCGTCCTGAACGCGCCCCAGCACCAGGGAGCCACGATCCTGGTCACCGGCCCCAACTTCGGGTCGGGCTCCAGCCGGGAGCACGCACCGTGGGGACTTCACCAGTACGGCTTCGACGCCATCCTCGCCCCCAGCTTCGCCGACATCTTCAAGTCCAACTGCGCGAAGATCGGGCTGCTCTGCGTGGAGTTGCCGGAGAAGGTCTGTCGTGCCCTCGCCGACCTTGCGACGGAGGAACCGGACACCGAGTGCGTCGTCGACCTGCCCATCCAGAACGTGACGGCCGGGGAGATCGACCAGGACTTCGACTTCGACGCCCACACCAAGCACATGCTCACCAACGGGCTCGACCAGATCGGGCTGACGCTGGAACGGGACGCCGAGATCGCGGCCTTCGAGGCGGCACGGCCGTCGTTCATGCCGGTGACCCGCTCCTGA
- a CDS encoding cell wall-binding repeat-containing protein, whose amino-acid sequence MSITGSQTTRFATALAVTLLLVVAALVAPAAGQAPDDDGSGGTSTDAPTGTTTIDAAAYGTAAELSVAISRELPADADVTEVLIARDDDFADALASGGMQGTRPLLLVPGQESLPRVVADEISRLGVDRAVVLGGTAAVGEQIVADLGAMDVQVERVFGPDRISTAVEIAGHMGASDTVILARAYGSTDNPTQAFADALAAGAMGAETGWPILLTDSGVLSSRTRELIADGVEQVYIVGGTAAVGSAVEDQVEELSAATRIAGPNRFGTAVEIAKTTAEVVADTTSDSGWTLIEGTREGAWTAGFAVASVAAARNSPVLLATPDALPTETEAHLIESRTPDRDQPIICIVSAETCELGRRGAGLPPAPIVQVRPGNGATVDAGANVLIAVDPIDLASRRTLEVDGCLAAATDDGTGAVEIDDGGNVVLQVPPYGTREFCDSTLRVTFANGESTTVSRSWVRPDGLDSGDPNPGTDPSANPPGGTVAVHVVPVVTDLRPVPYPVVLRSATSCDRYPAAGGPSNRVVLAGQLPLDAATGQAVAVAPWSTMRASEEVEATATCTISLSADSDGVTITTWAMHPADDPTTVLATGSGPEITADIAALGTDHDPLQVTAAVQVAETAAIDTSWPAPARDTIRVWKRDALARVFCLNGADETAAVYLDLPAGTTCTVSGVAGSPNALVMALGVPLTVRSQTRVDAVRDRGPIAVWGDTAEVPAADEPPPSDDDPPPLPPGDDCPGFPEDPTYNPGIDIIPDCPR is encoded by the coding sequence ATGAGCATCACGGGGAGCCAGACCACTCGGTTCGCGACCGCGTTGGCGGTGACCCTGCTGCTGGTGGTGGCAGCGTTGGTGGCTCCGGCCGCCGGCCAGGCGCCGGACGATGACGGTAGCGGTGGCACGAGCACCGACGCCCCGACCGGGACCACCACCATCGACGCTGCCGCCTATGGCACCGCCGCCGAGTTGAGCGTCGCCATCTCGCGTGAACTGCCCGCGGACGCAGACGTGACGGAGGTGCTGATCGCCCGGGACGACGACTTCGCCGACGCACTGGCCTCCGGGGGCATGCAGGGGACCCGGCCGCTCCTGCTCGTTCCGGGCCAGGAGTCCCTGCCCCGGGTCGTTGCCGACGAGATCTCCCGCCTCGGCGTGGACCGTGCCGTCGTCCTCGGCGGCACCGCCGCCGTCGGCGAGCAGATCGTGGCCGACCTGGGCGCGATGGATGTCCAGGTCGAGCGGGTCTTCGGTCCGGATCGGATCTCGACGGCCGTGGAGATCGCCGGCCACATGGGCGCCTCGGACACCGTCATCCTGGCGCGTGCCTACGGGTCGACAGACAACCCCACGCAGGCCTTCGCCGATGCGCTGGCCGCCGGGGCGATGGGGGCCGAGACGGGTTGGCCGATTCTGCTGACCGACTCGGGGGTGCTGTCCAGTCGGACGCGCGAGCTGATCGCCGACGGTGTGGAGCAGGTCTACATCGTCGGCGGCACCGCGGCGGTCGGCAGCGCGGTTGAGGACCAGGTGGAGGAGTTGTCGGCCGCCACCCGGATCGCCGGCCCCAACCGGTTCGGCACCGCGGTCGAGATCGCCAAGACCACTGCCGAGGTCGTGGCTGACACCACCTCGGACAGCGGCTGGACCTTGATCGAGGGGACTCGCGAGGGAGCCTGGACGGCTGGCTTCGCCGTGGCGTCGGTGGCGGCTGCCCGCAACTCACCGGTCCTGCTGGCGACCCCGGACGCGCTGCCGACCGAGACGGAGGCCCATCTGATCGAGAGCCGCACGCCGGACCGGGACCAGCCGATCATCTGCATCGTGTCGGCCGAGACCTGTGAGCTGGGCCGGCGAGGCGCGGGGTTGCCGCCAGCGCCGATCGTCCAGGTCCGACCTGGCAACGGCGCCACGGTCGACGCTGGCGCGAACGTCCTGATCGCCGTCGATCCGATCGACCTGGCGTCCCGCCGAACTCTCGAGGTCGACGGGTGTCTGGCAGCGGCAACCGACGACGGGACCGGCGCGGTGGAGATCGACGACGGAGGCAACGTCGTCCTGCAGGTGCCGCCATACGGCACGCGGGAGTTCTGCGACTCCACACTGCGGGTCACGTTCGCCAACGGTGAATCCACGACGGTCAGCCGCAGCTGGGTTCGGCCCGACGGACTGGACTCCGGCGACCCGAATCCTGGTACCGACCCCAGCGCCAACCCGCCGGGCGGGACGGTTGCCGTCCACGTCGTCCCCGTCGTCACCGATCTGCGGCCCGTGCCGTACCCGGTCGTCCTGCGCTCGGCGACCTCCTGTGACCGCTATCCGGCCGCGGGCGGCCCGAGCAACCGGGTCGTCCTCGCGGGACAACTGCCGCTGGACGCGGCAACCGGTCAAGCGGTGGCCGTCGCGCCGTGGAGCACGATGCGAGCCTCCGAGGAGGTGGAGGCCACCGCGACGTGCACGATCTCGCTCTCCGCCGACTCCGACGGCGTGACCATCACCACCTGGGCCATGCACCCGGCGGACGACCCGACGACGGTCCTGGCCACGGGTTCCGGCCCGGAGATCACCGCCGACATCGCCGCGCTCGGCACCGACCACGACCCGTTGCAGGTGACCGCAGCCGTGCAGGTGGCGGAGACCGCCGCGATCGACACCAGCTGGCCGGCACCGGCCAGAGACACGATCCGGGTCTGGAAGCGCGACGCGCTGGCGCGGGTCTTCTGCCTCAACGGTGCTGATGAGACGGCGGCCGTCTACCTCGATCTGCCGGCGGGCACGACGTGCACGGTCTCAGGCGTCGCGGGCTCCCCCAACGCACTCGTGATGGCGCTCGGCGTGCCCCTGACCGTGCGGTCACAGACCCGTGTCGACGCCGTCCGTGATCGCGGTCCGATCGCCGTCTGGGGCGACACCGCGGAGGTTCCAGCGGCCGACGAGCCGCCGCCATCGGACGACGATCCGCCACCGCTGCCGCCCGGTGACGACTGCCCCGGCTTCCCCGAGGATCCCACGTACAACCCGGGGATCGACATCATCCCCGACTGCCCCCGGTGA